The following are from one region of the Tachysurus fulvidraco isolate hzauxx_2018 chromosome 15, HZAU_PFXX_2.0, whole genome shotgun sequence genome:
- the timp2b gene encoding metalloproteinase inhibitor 2b, which yields MTKLSSFCAPLLLLLVWRAGELAEACSCSAKHPQQAYCNSDVVLKAKVVGRQEIVTGNDVYGNPIKRIQYDIKQMKMFKGPEREIDAVFTGPSSAVCGVNLDINDKKEYLITGKLESDGTMHVTLCDFMQPWESLTMAQKKGMDTRYEMGCECRIIHCASVPCTISDPAECLWTDWLMENSVQGPQARHYTCIKRNDNSCAWYRGAAAPKNDFLDIEDP from the exons ATGACCAAACTGAGTAGTTTTTGTGCTCCGTTGCTGTTGTTATTGGTCTGGAGGGCGGGTGAGCTAGCTGAAGCCTGCAGCTGTTCTGCTAAACATCCTCAACAGGCTTACTGCAACTCTGATGTCG tTCTCAAAGCCAAAGTGGTTGGACGGCAAGAAATTGTCACCGGCAACGACGTATATGGCAATCCAATCAAGAGGATCCAGTACGACATTAAACAGATGAAG ATGTTCAAGGGACCGGAAAGAGAGATCGACGCCGTCTTCACTGGCCCTTCttctgctgtgtgtggtgtgaaccTGGACATCAATGACAAAAAGGAATACCTGATCACAG GTAAACTGGAGTCTGATGGCACGATGCATGTGACACTGTGTGACTTCATGCAGCCATGGGAGTCCCTGACCATGGCACAGAAAAAGGGCATGGACACACGCTACGAGATGGGTTGTGAGTGCAGG ATTATCCACTGTGCCTCTGTCCCCTGTACGATCAGTGATCCTGCTGAGTGCCTGTGGACCGACTGGCTAATGGAGAACTCCGTGCAGGGTCCTCAGGCTCGGCACTACACCTGCATAAAGAGGAACGACAATTCTTGCGCTTGGTACCGCGGAGCCGCTGCACCAAAGAATGACTTCCTGGACATTGAAGATCCATAA